In one Thunnus maccoyii chromosome 12, fThuMac1.1, whole genome shotgun sequence genomic region, the following are encoded:
- the ss18 gene encoding protein SSXT isoform X1, producing MSVAFAPHRQRGKGDITPAGIQKLLDENNQLIQCIMDFQSKGKTAECSQYQQMLHRNLVYLATIADSNQNMQSLLPAPPTQNMPMGPGGMNQSGPPPQPPHGHNMPSEGMVSGGPPAPHMQNQMNGQMPGPNHMPMQGPGPGPNQPPNMPSGSMNMPPSSHGSMGGYNHAVPSSQGMPAQSQMNMTQGQPMGNYGPRPNMNMQPNQGPMMHQQPPSQQYNMPPGGGGQHYQGQQNPMGMMGQVNQGNHVMGQRPMPPYRPPQQGPPQQYPGQEDYYGDQYSHAGQGASEGNAQYGQQQEAYQQGPPQQQGYPPQQQYPGQQGYPPQQQGYGPSQSAPGQYPNYPQGQGQQYGAYRPPQPGPPQGQQQRPYGYDQGQYGNYQQ from the exons ATGTCGGTGGCATTTGCACCTCACAGGCAGCGTGGGAAGGGTGATATAACACCCGCTGGAATACAAAAG TTACTTGACGAAAACAACCAGCTGATTCAGTGTATAATGGACTTCCAGAGCAAAGGCAAAACAGCAGAGTGTTCACA ATATCAACAGATGCTGCACAGAAATTTAGTGTACCTGGCCACAATAGCAGACTCCAATCAGAATATGCAGTCTCTCCTCCCGGCT CCACCCACTCAAAACATGCCCATGGGCCCTGGTGGGATGAACCAAAGTGGACCCCCCCCTCAGCCTCCTCACGGTCACAACATGCCCTCTGAGGGTATGGTCAGCGGTGGCCCTCCAGCCCCACACATGCAGAACCAGATGAATGGACAGATGCCTG GACCTAATCACATGCCCATGCAAGGTCCCGGTCCAGGCCCCAACCAGCCCCCAAACATGCCCAGTGGCTCTATGAATATGCCCCCCAGCAGCCATGGCTCAATGGGTGGTTACAATCACGCTGTCCCTTCCTCCCAGGGCATGCCAGCACAGAGCCAAATGAACATGACCCAGGGCCAGCCCATGGGAAACTATGGGCCACGGCCAAACATGAACATGCAGCCCAATCAAG GCCCCATGATGCACCAGCAGCCTCCCTCCCAGCAGTATAACATGCCACCTGGTGGTGGGGGCCAGCACTACCAAGGGCAACAAAACCCAATGGGCATGATGGGCCAGGTCAACCAAGGGAATCATGTCATGGGGCAGAGGCCAATGCCCCCCTACAGACCCCCACAGCAAG gACCCCCTCAGCAGTACCCAGGGCAGGAAGACTACTATGGGGACCAGTACAGTCACGCAGGACAGGGAGCCTCAGAAG GTAATGCTCAGTATGGCCAACAGCAGGAAGCATATCAGCAAGGCCCTCCCCAGCAGCAGGGCTACCCTCCTCAACAGCAGTACCCAGGTCAGCAGGGCTACCCACCACAGCAGCAGGGTTACG GCCCCTCCCAAAGTGCCCCAGGACAGTACCCCAACTATCCTCAGGGCCAGGGACAGCAGTATGGAGCCTATCGCCCCCCTCAACCTGGACCCCCACAGGGCCAGCAGCAACGCCCTTATGGCTATGACCAG GGCCAGTATGGAAATTACCAGCAATGA
- the ss18 gene encoding protein SSXT isoform X2, which produces MSVAFAPHRQRGKGDITPAGIQKLLDENNQLIQCIMDFQSKGKTAECSQYQQMLHRNLVYLATIADSNQNMQSLLPAPPTQNMPMGPGGMNQSGPPPQPPHGHNMPSEGMVSGGPPAPHMQNQMNGQMPGPNHMPMQGPGPGPNQPPNMPSGSMNMPPSSHGSMGGYNHAVPSSQGMPAQSQMNMTQGQPMGNYGPRPNMNMQPNQGPMMHQQPPSQQYNMPPGGGGQHYQGQQNPMGMMGQVNQGNHVMGQRPMPPYRPPQQGPPQQYPGQEDYYGDQYSHAGQGASEGNAQYGQQQEAYQQGPPQQQGYPPQQQYPGQQGYPPQQQGYGPSQSAPGQYPNYPQGQGQQYGAYRPPQPGPPQGQQQRPYGYDQGHMRK; this is translated from the exons ATGTCGGTGGCATTTGCACCTCACAGGCAGCGTGGGAAGGGTGATATAACACCCGCTGGAATACAAAAG TTACTTGACGAAAACAACCAGCTGATTCAGTGTATAATGGACTTCCAGAGCAAAGGCAAAACAGCAGAGTGTTCACA ATATCAACAGATGCTGCACAGAAATTTAGTGTACCTGGCCACAATAGCAGACTCCAATCAGAATATGCAGTCTCTCCTCCCGGCT CCACCCACTCAAAACATGCCCATGGGCCCTGGTGGGATGAACCAAAGTGGACCCCCCCCTCAGCCTCCTCACGGTCACAACATGCCCTCTGAGGGTATGGTCAGCGGTGGCCCTCCAGCCCCACACATGCAGAACCAGATGAATGGACAGATGCCTG GACCTAATCACATGCCCATGCAAGGTCCCGGTCCAGGCCCCAACCAGCCCCCAAACATGCCCAGTGGCTCTATGAATATGCCCCCCAGCAGCCATGGCTCAATGGGTGGTTACAATCACGCTGTCCCTTCCTCCCAGGGCATGCCAGCACAGAGCCAAATGAACATGACCCAGGGCCAGCCCATGGGAAACTATGGGCCACGGCCAAACATGAACATGCAGCCCAATCAAG GCCCCATGATGCACCAGCAGCCTCCCTCCCAGCAGTATAACATGCCACCTGGTGGTGGGGGCCAGCACTACCAAGGGCAACAAAACCCAATGGGCATGATGGGCCAGGTCAACCAAGGGAATCATGTCATGGGGCAGAGGCCAATGCCCCCCTACAGACCCCCACAGCAAG gACCCCCTCAGCAGTACCCAGGGCAGGAAGACTACTATGGGGACCAGTACAGTCACGCAGGACAGGGAGCCTCAGAAG GTAATGCTCAGTATGGCCAACAGCAGGAAGCATATCAGCAAGGCCCTCCCCAGCAGCAGGGCTACCCTCCTCAACAGCAGTACCCAGGTCAGCAGGGCTACCCACCACAGCAGCAGGGTTACG GCCCCTCCCAAAGTGCCCCAGGACAGTACCCCAACTATCCTCAGGGCCAGGGACAGCAGTATGGAGCCTATCGCCCCCCTCAACCTGGACCCCCACAGGGCCAGCAGCAACGCCCTTATGGCTATGACCAG Gggcacatgaggaaataa
- the ss18 gene encoding protein SSXT isoform X3, translating into MSVAFAPHRQRGKGDITPAGIQKLLDENNQLIQCIMDFQSKGKTAECSQYQQMLHRNLVYLATIADSNQNMQSLLPAPPTQNMPMGPGGMNQSGPPPQPPHGHNMPSEGMVSGGPPAPHMQNQMNGQMPGPNHMPMQGPGPGPNQPPNMPSGSMNMPPSSHGSMGGYNHAVPSSQGMPAQSQMNMTQGQPMGNYGPRPNMNMQPNQGPMMHQQPPSQQYNMPPGGGGQHYQGQQNPMGMMGQVNQGNHVMGQRPMPPYRPPQQGNAQYGQQQEAYQQGPPQQQGYPPQQQYPGQQGYPPQQQGYGPSQSAPGQYPNYPQGQGQQYGAYRPPQPGPPQGQQQRPYGYDQGQYGNYQQ; encoded by the exons ATGTCGGTGGCATTTGCACCTCACAGGCAGCGTGGGAAGGGTGATATAACACCCGCTGGAATACAAAAG TTACTTGACGAAAACAACCAGCTGATTCAGTGTATAATGGACTTCCAGAGCAAAGGCAAAACAGCAGAGTGTTCACA ATATCAACAGATGCTGCACAGAAATTTAGTGTACCTGGCCACAATAGCAGACTCCAATCAGAATATGCAGTCTCTCCTCCCGGCT CCACCCACTCAAAACATGCCCATGGGCCCTGGTGGGATGAACCAAAGTGGACCCCCCCCTCAGCCTCCTCACGGTCACAACATGCCCTCTGAGGGTATGGTCAGCGGTGGCCCTCCAGCCCCACACATGCAGAACCAGATGAATGGACAGATGCCTG GACCTAATCACATGCCCATGCAAGGTCCCGGTCCAGGCCCCAACCAGCCCCCAAACATGCCCAGTGGCTCTATGAATATGCCCCCCAGCAGCCATGGCTCAATGGGTGGTTACAATCACGCTGTCCCTTCCTCCCAGGGCATGCCAGCACAGAGCCAAATGAACATGACCCAGGGCCAGCCCATGGGAAACTATGGGCCACGGCCAAACATGAACATGCAGCCCAATCAAG GCCCCATGATGCACCAGCAGCCTCCCTCCCAGCAGTATAACATGCCACCTGGTGGTGGGGGCCAGCACTACCAAGGGCAACAAAACCCAATGGGCATGATGGGCCAGGTCAACCAAGGGAATCATGTCATGGGGCAGAGGCCAATGCCCCCCTACAGACCCCCACAGCAAG GTAATGCTCAGTATGGCCAACAGCAGGAAGCATATCAGCAAGGCCCTCCCCAGCAGCAGGGCTACCCTCCTCAACAGCAGTACCCAGGTCAGCAGGGCTACCCACCACAGCAGCAGGGTTACG GCCCCTCCCAAAGTGCCCCAGGACAGTACCCCAACTATCCTCAGGGCCAGGGACAGCAGTATGGAGCCTATCGCCCCCCTCAACCTGGACCCCCACAGGGCCAGCAGCAACGCCCTTATGGCTATGACCAG GGCCAGTATGGAAATTACCAGCAATGA